Proteins from one Bacteroides mediterraneensis genomic window:
- a CDS encoding restriction endonuclease subunit M, whose product MERTTGEADIQENRLKELSPDLLNTLLKDHTTSKEGKQCNIFWATSDYEPLGRGYEYGSQILPELITRENGHVVMPRVLKHRDTQSTRSREMAEVFTPSWICNAQNNLIDEAWFGRKDVFNHEVTYQDGTHSWEINPDKIAFPEGRTWKDYVRENRLEITCGEAPYLVSRYDTTTGTFIPVEKRIGLLDRKLRIVSENTATTREWLEAAKDAYRSIYAYEWQGDSLLLAREALLLSFIEYYRNKFGKDPQIKSINHIAYIISWNVWQMDGLKGVVPDSCGERVRMEPSLFGTIERREPCEGCLKNDLTKHNGIYCIIKDWWATDKATGKKGKRIRFIDLINEEA is encoded by the coding sequence ATGGAGAGAACAACCGGAGAAGCCGACATACAGGAGAACAGGCTGAAAGAACTTTCACCCGACTTACTGAATACCTTACTCAAAGATCATACAACGAGTAAGGAAGGAAAACAGTGTAACATATTCTGGGCTACTTCCGATTATGAACCGCTCGGCAGAGGTTATGAATACGGATCGCAGATTCTTCCGGAGCTGATAACCAGAGAGAACGGTCATGTGGTCATGCCCCGTGTTTTGAAACACAGGGATACCCAAAGCACACGTTCCCGGGAAATGGCGGAGGTATTTACTCCGTCCTGGATATGTAATGCCCAGAACAACCTTATTGACGAGGCTTGGTTTGGCAGAAAGGATGTATTTAACCATGAAGTGACATATCAAGACGGTACACATTCATGGGAAATCAATCCGGATAAGATTGCTTTTCCTGAAGGCAGGACATGGAAAGACTATGTACGGGAAAACCGGTTGGAAATCACCTGTGGAGAAGCTCCTTATCTGGTAAGCAGGTATGATACGACTACCGGAACATTCATTCCCGTGGAGAAACGTATCGGCCTGCTTGACCGTAAGCTCCGTATTGTCAGTGAGAATACTGCTACAACGCGTGAATGGCTGGAGGCAGCCAAGGATGCTTACAGAAGCATCTATGCCTATGAATGGCAGGGTGACAGTCTTCTTCTTGCCCGTGAAGCCCTTCTTTTATCCTTCATCGAATATTACCGGAACAAGTTCGGTAAAGATCCGCAAATTAAATCCATCAACCATATAGCCTATATCATCTCCTGGAATGTATGGCAGATGGACGGACTGAAAGGTGTTGTTCCGGACAGTTGCGGAGAACGTGTGCGGATGGAACCAAGTCTGTTCGGTACGATTGAAAGACGTGAGCCGTGCGAGGGCTGTCTGAAAAATGACCTGACCAAGCACAACGGAATTTACTGCATTATTAAGGACTGGTGGGCTACAGACAAGGCAACTGGCAAAAAGGGGAAACGAATCCGATTTATCGACCTCATAAATGAAGAAGCATGA
- a CDS encoding site-specific integrase, which produces MASVKVKFRPSTIEGKEGTIYYQIIQNRVIRQLKTDYRIFTAEWNEAGSCIIVGSSERSNLLLSLQERMEWDLKRLDMIIRQLNNRKAGYTADDIVASFQNNTEGQSFFNFMQGIIARLKQMGKIRTAENYSCTLKSFMQFKGDRDILLSEIDSDLMQLYEAYLHGKGAVRNTSSFYVRILRAVYNRALEKELVEQRNPFRHVYTGVDKTVKRAVPLSAIKRMKNLDLSLQPNLEFARDMFLFSFYTRGMSFIDMAHLKKKNLQNGFLSYRRRKTGQQLVIRWEKCMQEIVGKYPEDSLSPYLLPVLKYPFKDTHKHYRNVMSGINRNLKEIARQVDIPVPLSMYCARHSWASAAKGKNIPISVISEGMGHDSEATTQIYLASLDNSVVDKANAQILKGL; this is translated from the coding sequence ATGGCCAGTGTCAAAGTGAAATTCAGACCTTCCACCATAGAGGGAAAGGAAGGAACCATCTATTATCAGATTATCCAGAACCGTGTAATCCGTCAGTTAAAGACGGATTACCGGATATTTACAGCTGAATGGAACGAAGCTGGAAGCTGTATCATTGTCGGTAGTTCGGAACGAAGCAATCTGCTTCTTTCCTTGCAGGAACGCATGGAATGGGATCTGAAGCGGCTGGACATGATTATCCGTCAACTGAATAACCGGAAAGCCGGATATACGGCAGATGATATTGTTGCTTCTTTTCAAAACAATACAGAGGGACAGTCATTTTTCAACTTCATGCAGGGTATCATAGCCCGTCTCAAACAGATGGGCAAGATACGCACGGCTGAAAATTATTCCTGTACTCTGAAAAGTTTCATGCAGTTCAAAGGAGACAGGGATATTCTGTTGTCTGAAATCGATTCGGATTTGATGCAGCTTTATGAAGCCTATCTTCATGGAAAAGGTGCCGTACGGAATACCAGTTCATTCTACGTGCGTATTCTTCGGGCGGTGTATAACCGTGCCTTGGAAAAGGAACTGGTGGAACAGCGCAATCCTTTCAGGCACGTCTATACGGGAGTGGACAAGACCGTCAAGCGTGCCGTTCCCTTATCAGCCATCAAACGTATGAAGAATCTGGATCTGTCCTTACAGCCTAATCTGGAATTTGCAAGGGACATGTTCCTGTTCAGTTTCTATACCCGTGGCATGTCGTTCATAGATATGGCTCACCTGAAAAAGAAAAATCTTCAGAACGGATTTTTATCGTATCGCAGACGAAAGACCGGGCAGCAGCTGGTTATCAGGTGGGAGAAATGTATGCAGGAGATTGTCGGCAAATATCCGGAAGACAGTCTCAGTCCTTATCTTTTGCCGGTATTAAAATATCCTTTTAAGGATACGCACAAGCATTACAGGAATGTCATGTCCGGAATAAACCGGAACCTGAAAGAAATAGCCAGACAGGTCGATATTCCCGTTCCTCTGAGTATGTACTGTGCCCGTCATTCATGGGCAAGCGCAGCCAAAGGCAAGAACATTCCGATTTCGGTTATAAGTGAAGGAATGGGACATGATTCCGAAGCGACCACACAAATTTATCTGGCTTCATTGGACAATTCCGTAGTGGACAAAGCCAATGCACAAATTCTGAAAGGTCTGTAG
- a CDS encoding relaxase/mobilization nuclease domain-containing protein gives MIGKIKKGKSFGGCIRYVMGKDNAEIIDSDGVLLENIREITASFNYQSELNPKIKQPVGHIALSFKPEDKALLTDEFMAKIAREYMELMGIKNTQFILVRHHNTDNPHCHLVYNRIGYDGKVISSQSDYKRNEIATKLLKDRYGLTYAEDKGKTNVEKLHASERVKYEIFNAVKAALKHSKTWKEFNDYLLRRGIRLEFVKRTREIKRPEDIQGIRFTKDGQTFKASQISREFSFARLNARLGWKTSESQQESEHKVQQRIPDEGHLLESTGPGLFSPTNCTAPEEPLPQEELLRRRRKKRQKRKGFGL, from the coding sequence ATGATTGGCAAGATCAAGAAAGGGAAATCCTTCGGCGGCTGTATCCGTTACGTGATGGGCAAGGACAACGCGGAAATCATCGACTCCGACGGCGTACTGCTGGAAAATATCCGGGAAATAACGGCCAGTTTCAACTACCAGAGTGAGCTTAATCCGAAGATAAAACAGCCTGTCGGGCACATCGCATTAAGCTTCAAACCGGAGGACAAGGCCTTGCTGACGGATGAATTTATGGCTAAAATAGCCCGGGAATACATGGAGTTGATGGGGATAAAAAACACTCAGTTTATTCTGGTAAGGCACCATAACACGGACAACCCGCACTGTCACTTGGTCTATAACCGCATCGGGTATGACGGCAAGGTAATCTCTTCCCAGAGCGATTACAAGCGCAATGAAATTGCCACAAAACTGCTTAAGGACAGGTACGGGTTGACATACGCCGAGGACAAGGGCAAGACTAACGTGGAGAAACTTCATGCTTCGGAGCGTGTGAAATACGAAATTTTCAATGCTGTCAAGGCAGCTTTGAAGCACTCCAAAACATGGAAAGAGTTTAATGATTACCTGCTTCGCCGGGGCATCAGGCTGGAATTTGTAAAGCGTACCAGGGAGATAAAAAGGCCGGAGGACATACAAGGGATCCGGTTCACCAAAGACGGGCAGACCTTCAAGGCTTCACAGATCAGCCGGGAGTTCAGCTTTGCCAGACTGAATGCCCGGCTGGGTTGGAAGACTTCTGAATCCCAACAGGAATCCGAACATAAGGTGCAGCAAAGGATACCGGACGAAGGTCATCTTCTCGAAAGTACGGGACCGGGACTGTTCAGTCCTACAAACTGCACCGCTCCCGAAGAGCCGTTGCCTCAGGAAGAACTTTTGCGCAGACGCCGGAAGAAGAGACAAAAAAGGAAAGGTTTCGGATTGTAG
- the mobC gene encoding plasmid mobilization relaxosome protein MobC, with the protein MNDRKKNRPRGRPRVSGVCKLSKAVTVKFSKIDYERLCRRSRQANLTLAEFLRVSAFETTITARHSAEETAFIRSLTGMANNLNQLTRLSHQAGFHRTQRTVTELLQKLKEIIVRYRHVERRPS; encoded by the coding sequence ATGAATGACAGAAAGAAAAACAGACCGAGGGGACGACCCCGGGTAAGCGGAGTGTGCAAACTCAGCAAAGCCGTTACAGTGAAATTCTCCAAGATAGACTACGAGCGGCTATGCCGACGCAGCAGACAGGCTAACCTCACGCTGGCGGAATTTCTCCGTGTATCAGCCTTTGAGACGACGATAACGGCCAGGCACTCGGCCGAGGAGACTGCCTTCATACGCAGCCTTACGGGTATGGCGAACAACCTGAACCAGCTGACCCGGCTGTCCCATCAGGCCGGATTCCACCGTACCCAAAGGACGGTGACAGAACTCCTGCAGAAACTCAAGGAGATTATAGTCCGGTACAGGCACGTAGAAAGGAGGCCGTCATGA
- a CDS encoding DUF3408 domain-containing protein, which yields MVTKKKLTKEEWEAMTGTDMSFILPSDGSIETAMESSLNDTGNREQAKSVEQIEVPSETRQPPTGREEAVLSSQRRISSRQRKLSLDEYRKAFLQVPRIEDRKPVFVSGEVRDRLDEFVRRLGGRRMSVSGLLENIARQHLEIYSEDFEQWRKL from the coding sequence ATGGTAACAAAAAAGAAATTGACCAAAGAAGAATGGGAGGCCATGACAGGTACGGACATGTCATTCATACTCCCGTCAGATGGCAGTATTGAAACTGCCATGGAATCATCCTTGAATGATACTGGAAATAGAGAACAGGCAAAGTCTGTAGAACAAATAGAAGTTCCATCCGAGACCCGGCAACCACCAACAGGAAGAGAGGAAGCTGTTCTCTCGTCTCAACGTCGTATAAGCAGCAGGCAGAGGAAACTATCCCTGGACGAATACCGGAAAGCTTTTCTTCAGGTCCCGAGAATCGAAGACCGCAAGCCCGTGTTTGTTAGCGGCGAGGTACGTGACAGGCTGGACGAATTTGTCCGCAGGCTGGGAGGACGCAGAATGAGCGTTTCCGGACTGCTTGAAAACATCGCCCGGCAGCATCTTGAAATCTATTCGGAAGACTTTGAGCAGTGGCGAAAGCTGTGA
- a CDS encoding helix-turn-helix domain-containing protein, with the protein MEIISFEKRTFEEIAAKLDRFVQRVESLCREHGGKETSEWMDNHEVCRRLRISPRTLQTLRDNGTLAFTKIGNRTYYRPDDVERVVGNVEDKRKEARWKGKTI; encoded by the coding sequence ATGGAAATCATCAGCTTTGAAAAAAGGACTTTCGAGGAGATTGCCGCCAAGTTGGATCGTTTCGTGCAGCGGGTGGAAAGCCTGTGCCGTGAACACGGCGGAAAGGAAACAAGTGAATGGATGGACAACCACGAGGTTTGCCGCAGGTTGCGTATCAGTCCGAGAACCTTGCAGACCTTAAGGGATAACGGAACGCTTGCCTTTACCAAAATCGGGAACCGGACTTACTACCGTCCTGATGATGTGGAGCGAGTAGTCGGAAACGTGGAGGACAAACGCAAGGAAGCCCGTTGGAAAGGAAAGACCATTTGA
- a CDS encoding helix-turn-helix domain-containing protein, with amino-acid sequence MSNEIREKDHEWVKTFHSNFDRLLALLEKLLEKRQPSAYGDELLTDKEVAFLLKVSRRTLQDYRNNGILPYTQVGGKILYRASDIEKTLMKGYKEAYRLNE; translated from the coding sequence ATGAGTAATGAAATCAGAGAAAAGGACCACGAGTGGGTAAAGACATTCCACTCGAATTTCGACAGGCTGCTGGCCCTGCTCGAAAAGTTGTTGGAAAAACGGCAACCGTCTGCCTATGGCGATGAATTGCTGACGGACAAGGAAGTGGCATTCCTGCTGAAAGTAAGCAGGAGAACCCTGCAGGACTACCGCAACAACGGCATTCTGCCTTACACACAGGTAGGCGGCAAGATTCTCTACCGGGCTTCCGACATAGAAAAGACACTGATGAAAGGGTACAAGGAGGCGTACCGACTTAATGAATAA
- a CDS encoding Fic family protein produces MQTELEKLISLYRKLEIDKQIDYDKFYLYSLITHSTAIEGSTITELENQIMFDQGISLKGKSITEQNMNLDLKNAYETAIKLAHAHTDITIDLLKSLSALVMKNTGQEYKTALGDFSSAQGDLRLLNVTAGVGGKSYMNYSKVPVKLAEFCNWLNQERKNYASKSVAQLYELSFDTHYHLVTIHPWADGNGRMARLVMNMLQFEFGLIPTKILKDDKEEYIKALVETRENEDLSIFRNFMTATMVKNLAYDIETYRKSIEDISESGEKLTESRKKKVKSREKIIALLSQDNSLSAAALAERIGITPKAVEKHIAKMKAEGILKRVGPDKGGYWLVVEKND; encoded by the coding sequence ATGCAAACCGAACTTGAAAAATTGATTTCCCTTTATCGGAAATTGGAAATAGACAAGCAGATAGATTATGACAAGTTCTATTTGTATTCACTAATTACTCATTCCACGGCCATCGAGGGATCGACTATAACTGAGCTTGAAAATCAAATCATGTTCGACCAGGGAATCAGCCTGAAAGGGAAAAGTATCACGGAGCAGAACATGAATCTTGATCTTAAAAACGCTTATGAGACTGCCATAAAACTAGCTCATGCACATACTGATATCACTATTGATTTATTGAAAAGTCTCTCTGCTCTTGTTATGAAAAATACCGGACAGGAGTATAAGACTGCATTGGGGGATTTCTCATCTGCACAGGGAGACTTACGCCTGTTGAATGTTACGGCAGGAGTTGGAGGCAAATCGTATATGAATTACAGTAAAGTTCCGGTAAAACTCGCGGAATTTTGCAATTGGCTGAATCAAGAACGAAAAAATTATGCAAGCAAAAGTGTTGCACAATTATACGAGCTCAGTTTTGATACCCATTATCATTTGGTGACTATACATCCGTGGGCTGATGGTAACGGCAGAATGGCACGTCTTGTAATGAACATGCTTCAATTTGAGTTTGGATTGATTCCGACCAAAATCCTTAAGGATGATAAGGAGGAATATATCAAAGCATTGGTGGAAACCCGGGAAAATGAAGATTTAAGTATATTCCGGAATTTTATGACTGCCACTATGGTGAAGAATCTTGCTTATGACATTGAAACTTATCGTAAATCCATTGAAGATATTTCGGAGAGTGGGGAGAAACTGACAGAAAGTAGGAAGAAAAAGGTGAAAAGTAGGGAGAAAATTATTGCTTTGCTATCTCAAGACAATTCACTAAGTGCAGCTGCCCTTGCTGAGCGGATAGGCATAACCCCTAAAGCTGTGGAAAAGCATATTGCCAAGATGAAGGCAGAAGGAATACTCAAGCGTGTCGGACCGGATAAAGGCGGATACTGGCTGGTTGTAGAAAAAAACGATTGA
- a CDS encoding site-specific integrase has protein sequence MKRNSFNVLFFLKKTKLLKNGEASVCMRITVDGTRVENNIRKSIDPSLWSQAKESARGKSRKSCDLNAYIENARIKLHQIFCELEEQNQPITARLLQEIFFGQDKEPEAVRTLIGTIQEHNDQCRSLVGKDYALITVRRYESCKRYLVELIRQKYGKDDLPLAEVNGELVRAFEFYLKTEKECQQNTVIRYMKCLKKITNLALANEWIAKDPFIGIKFHEKEVIREFLTMDELLTIYHKEFPLERITVVRDVFIFAAFTGLAFIDVQQLSSEHIVKDNNGNLWIRKSRQKTKNMCNIPLLDIPLEILRKYADYPACKKKGVLLPVPCNQKMNSYLKEIADLCLIKKNLTTHTARHSYATSVCLANGVSIENVAKMLGHSNIKMTQHYARVLDSSILKDMNNVRDVLSGNLSR, from the coding sequence ATGAAAAGAAATTCATTCAATGTGCTTTTCTTCTTGAAGAAGACCAAGCTGCTAAAAAACGGAGAAGCATCCGTGTGTATGCGTATCACTGTAGATGGTACGCGAGTTGAAAACAACATCCGCAAAAGCATTGATCCGTCTCTCTGGAGTCAGGCAAAGGAATCTGCCAGAGGCAAAAGCCGCAAATCATGCGACCTGAATGCCTATATCGAAAATGCGAGAATCAAATTACATCAGATTTTTTGTGAGCTGGAAGAACAGAACCAGCCTATAACGGCACGTCTGTTACAGGAAATATTTTTCGGACAGGACAAAGAACCGGAAGCGGTACGCACCCTCATCGGTACCATACAGGAGCACAATGACCAATGCCGTTCCCTGGTCGGGAAAGACTACGCCCTGATTACCGTTCGCCGTTATGAAAGCTGCAAGCGCTATCTTGTCGAACTTATCAGACAGAAATACGGAAAGGATGATCTGCCGCTAGCGGAAGTCAACGGTGAACTGGTACGTGCCTTCGAATTTTATCTGAAGACGGAAAAGGAATGTCAGCAGAATACCGTCATCCGTTATATGAAGTGTCTGAAGAAGATTACCAATCTGGCACTGGCCAATGAATGGATAGCCAAGGATCCGTTTATCGGTATCAAGTTCCACGAAAAAGAAGTAATCCGTGAATTTCTTACCATGGACGAACTGCTGACCATCTACCACAAGGAGTTTCCTCTGGAGCGAATCACCGTAGTCCGTGATGTTTTTATTTTCGCCGCCTTTACCGGTCTGGCTTTCATCGACGTGCAACAACTTTCCTCTGAGCATATTGTAAAAGACAATAACGGCAATCTGTGGATCAGGAAGTCACGTCAGAAAACAAAGAACATGTGTAACATTCCGCTGCTGGATATTCCTTTGGAAATCCTGAGGAAATATGCAGATTATCCTGCCTGCAAAAAGAAAGGAGTATTGCTGCCTGTTCCCTGCAATCAGAAGATGAACAGCTACCTGAAAGAGATTGCCGACCTGTGCCTGATAAAGAAGAACCTGACTACACACACCGCCCGTCACTCGTACGCCACATCTGTCTGTTTGGCCAATGGAGTAAGCATAGAGAATGTAGCCAAAATGCTCGGTCACTCCAATATCAAGATGACGCAGCACTATGCAAGGGTACTCGACAGTTCCATTCTGAAAGATATGAATAATGTAAGGGATGTACTTTCAGGCAATCTTTCTCGTTAA
- a CDS encoding helix-turn-helix domain-containing protein, with product MGQLVLNKDSNEVKRFIETMDNISKMLDANSVIYRPILDGNRYVTEQELSKALKITKRTLIEYRMNGKLPYYKIGGKILYKEQDIIEILERNKVLAFE from the coding sequence ATGGGACAGCTGGTATTGAATAAGGATAGTAATGAAGTCAAAAGATTTATTGAAACCATGGATAATATATCCAAAATGTTGGATGCAAACTCTGTAATCTACAGACCTATATTGGACGGGAACCGCTATGTAACAGAACAAGAGTTATCAAAGGCTCTCAAAATTACAAAAAGAACACTCATTGAATATAGAATGAATGGTAAATTGCCCTATTACAAAATAGGTGGAAAGATTCTATATAAGGAACAGGACATTATAGAAATATTGGAAAGAAACAAAGTATTAGCATTTGAATGA
- a CDS encoding helix-turn-helix domain-containing protein gives MEIVNIEAGAFMEMNNILFKIEKQLKGLNSFKSELNEWLDNQEVCILMNISDRKLLSLRQKGLIPFSRIDRKVYYNKEDILNYMKKNLKTHTNNGNGTAGIE, from the coding sequence ATGGAGATAGTGAACATAGAAGCCGGTGCATTTATGGAAATGAACAACATATTGTTCAAGATAGAAAAACAACTAAAAGGACTGAACTCTTTCAAATCTGAACTGAATGAATGGTTGGATAATCAGGAGGTATGTATTCTTATGAATATATCAGACAGAAAACTATTGTCTCTAAGGCAGAAAGGGCTAATCCCTTTCAGTCGTATAGACAGAAAAGTATATTATAATAAAGAAGATATTCTAAACTATATGAAGAAGAACCTCAAAACACATACTAATAATGGAAATGGGACAGCTGGTATTGAATAA
- the nrfH gene encoding cytochrome c nitrite reductase small subunit, which translates to MILSKRQKIITAIMAGTIVGGGLFSLYMLRAHTYLTDEPSACVNCHIMSPYYATWMHSSHSRNATCNDCHVPHENFVKKWTFKGMDGMKHVAAFLTSSEPQVIQAHPASSQVIMNNCIRCHQQLNTEFVETGRIDYMMSEVGKGKACWDCHRDVPHGGKNSLSSTLNAIVPLPESPVPEWLKKMKK; encoded by the coding sequence ATGATATTATCTAAAAGGCAGAAAATAATAACAGCCATCATGGCTGGAACTATAGTAGGAGGTGGATTATTTTCCCTTTATATGTTGAGGGCGCATACTTATCTTACTGATGAACCTTCGGCTTGTGTGAATTGTCATATTATGTCCCCTTATTACGCTACATGGATGCACAGTTCTCATTCAAGAAATGCTACTTGTAATGATTGTCACGTTCCTCATGAGAACTTTGTAAAGAAATGGACTTTTAAGGGAATGGACGGAATGAAGCATGTTGCAGCTTTTCTGACAAGTTCTGAACCGCAGGTCATACAGGCACATCCTGCAAGCTCACAAGTAATAATGAATAACTGTATACGATGCCACCAGCAACTTAATACTGAATTTGTGGAAACAGGACGTATAGACTATATGATGTCTGAAGTTGGGAAAGGGAAAGCATGTTGGGATTGCCATAGGGATGTACCTCATGGAGGTAAAAACAGTCTCTCTTCCACTCTCAATGCGATAGTTCCACTACCTGAATCACCCGTACCGGAATGGCTTAAGAAAATGAAGAAATAA
- a CDS encoding cytochrome c biogenesis protein ResB gives MWKNTWGIKEGIMTCGGLIAIGLILHLFTGAVDWSSFAWPLNICILTVYVVVLIMLYILRKKLYFVRWTMSYNVAVPSLIAVVFLTFLMGMIKQVPSSVSSDGFSIFNSMLSFWSFILVYIWMTSIVGLVSIKYLFSFRVARIPFLLNHLGLFIALVSATLGSADMKRLTMNTRIGQTEWRATDINGNLHELPLAIELKDFSIDEYPPKLMLIDNSTGKALPYDKPEHLLLEDGVNSGKLSEWKFEILDKIEMAASVSGEDTVRYVEWPGTGATYAVNVKSVSCDGKRTASGWVSCGSFLFPYQALRLDSICSLVMPDREPRRFSSDVVIYTESGKKQEKTIEVNKPADIENWKIYQLSYDESKGRWSDISVFELVLDPWLPAVYVGIIMMMFGAVCMFVTAQKKNN, from the coding sequence ATGTGGAAGAATACTTGGGGAATAAAAGAAGGAATAATGACCTGTGGCGGATTGATAGCCATAGGTCTTATTTTGCATCTATTTACGGGGGCTGTTGACTGGAGCAGTTTTGCTTGGCCGCTTAATATCTGTATTTTAACAGTGTATGTAGTGGTCTTGATAATGCTTTATATTTTAAGGAAAAAGCTATATTTTGTTCGCTGGACAATGTCGTATAATGTAGCTGTACCATCATTGATAGCAGTTGTATTTCTGACATTCCTTATGGGGATGATAAAACAGGTGCCGTCTTCTGTTTCTTCGGACGGATTTTCCATATTTAACAGTATGCTTTCTTTCTGGTCTTTCATTCTGGTTTATATTTGGATGACTTCAATAGTGGGGCTAGTTTCTATAAAATATTTGTTCTCATTTCGTGTTGCCAGAATACCATTTCTGCTAAATCATTTAGGGTTGTTTATAGCTTTAGTTTCAGCTACTTTAGGAAGTGCTGACATGAAGAGGCTGACTATGAATACCCGTATTGGTCAGACTGAATGGCGTGCTACAGACATTAACGGGAATTTGCATGAATTGCCGTTAGCCATAGAACTAAAGGACTTCAGTATAGACGAATACCCACCGAAACTGATGCTGATAGATAATTCTACAGGAAAGGCTTTACCGTATGATAAACCTGAACACCTTTTGCTGGAAGATGGGGTAAATTCAGGTAAGCTGTCAGAGTGGAAGTTTGAAATATTGGACAAAATAGAAATGGCTGCATCAGTATCAGGAGAAGATACTGTAAGGTATGTTGAATGGCCAGGTACCGGAGCCACTTATGCTGTAAACGTGAAGTCTGTTTCCTGTGATGGGAAACGAACTGCAAGTGGTTGGGTAAGCTGTGGAAGTTTTCTGTTCCCATATCAGGCTCTTCGCCTTGATAGTATTTGCAGTCTGGTAATGCCGGATAGAGAACCCAGACGTTTCTCTTCAGATGTAGTTATATATACAGAAAGCGGAAAAAAACAGGAAAAAACAATAGAAGTAAACAAACCTGCAGATATAGAAAACTGGAAGATTTATCAGTTGAGTTATGATGAAAGCAAAGGACGTTGGAGTGATATAAGTGTTTTTGAACTGGTTTTAGATCCTTGGCTTCCGGCTGTTTATGTAGGAATTATAATGATGATGTTTGGTGCTGTGTGTATGTTTGTCACTGCCCAAAAGAAAAATAATTAG